Proteins found in one Triticum aestivum cultivar Chinese Spring chromosome 4D, IWGSC CS RefSeq v2.1, whole genome shotgun sequence genomic segment:
- the LOC101290673 gene encoding CBL-interacting protein kinase 31 isoform X1, producing MYRAKRAALSPKVKRRVGKYELGRTIGEGTFAKVRFAKNTETMEPVAIKILDKEKVQKLRLVEQIRREICTMKLIKHPNVVRLHEVMGSKARIFIVLEYITGGELFDTIYTNGRLKEEEARKYFQQLINAVDYCHSRGVYHRDLKLENLLLDAAGNLKVSDFGLSALTEQVKADGLLHTTCGTPNYVAPEVIEDRGYDGAAADIWSCGVILFILLAGFLPFEDENIIALYKKISEAQFTCPSWFSTGAKKLITRILDPNPATRITIPQILEDPWFKKGFKPPVFDDKYETSFDDVYAAFGDSEDQHVKEETEHKPTSMNAFELISLNQGLNLDNLFEAKEEHKRETRFTSQCPPKEIISKIAEAARPLGFDIQKKNYKMRMENPKAGRKGNLNVATEVFQVAPSLHVVELKKAKGDTLEFQMFYRSLSTQLKDVVWKCGGEVEDNGTAA from the exons ATGTATCGGGCCAAGAGAGCCGCATTGTCACCAAAGGTGAAGCGCCGTGTCGGCAAGTATGAGCTCGGCCGCACCATCGGGGAAGGGACCTTTGCAAAGGTCAGGTTCGCAAAGAACACTGAAACTATGGAGCCTGTTGCTATCAAAATCCTCGACAAGGAGAAGGTTCAGAAGCTCAGATTGGTTGAACAG ATTAGGCGCGAAATTTGTACTATGAAGTTAATAAAGCATCCTAATGTTGTTCGACTGCACGAG GTGATGGGAAGTAAAGCAAGAATTTTCATTGTTCTGGAATACATTACTGGAGGGGAACTCTTTGATACCATT TATACCAATGGAAGGTTGAAAGAAGAGGAGGCACGCAAATACTTTCAGCAACTGATAAATGCCGTTGACTATTGCCACAGCAGGGGTGTGTATCACAGAGATTTGAAG TTAGAAAATTTGTTGCTTGATGCTGCTGGAAACCTCAAAGTGTCCGACTTCGGTTTAAGTGCTTTAACTGAGCAAGTGAAG GCTGACGGGTTGCTGCACACAacatgcgggactccgaactatgTTGCTCCTGAG GTGATTGAGGATAGAGGTTATGATGGTGCAGCTGCAGATATCTGGTCTTGCGGGGTAATCCTTTTTATTCTGCTTGCCGGGTTTTTACCTTTCGAGGATGAAAACATCATCGCCCTTTATAAGAAG ATCTCAGAAGCTCAATTCACATGTCCCTCTTGGTTTTCTACTGGAGCTAAGAAGCTGATCACCAGAATTCTGGACCCTAATCCTGCAACT CGTATCACCATTCCTCAGATACTGGAGGATCCTTGGTTCAAAAAGGGATTCAAGCCACCTGTTTTTGACGATAAGTATGAAACTAGCTTTGATGATGTCTATGCTGCATTTGGAGACTCAGAG GACCAGCATGTGAAAGAGGAGACTGAACATAAGCCAACCTCAATGAATGCATTTGAACTGATTTCACTGAATCAGGGACTGAATCTGGACAACTTGTTCGAGGCAAAGGAG GAGCATAAAAGAGAGACACGATTCACCTCGCAATGCCCTCCAAAAGAAATCATCAGCAAGATTGCAGAAGCTGCAAGGCCACTTGGTTTTGACATTCAGAAGAAAAACTACAAG ATGCGGATGGAGAACCCGAAAGCAGGTAGAAAAGGCAATCTCAATGTTGCAACCGAG GTGTTTCAAGTAGCTCCATCCCTACATGTGGTTGAGCTGAAAAAGGCGAAGGGGGATACTCTGGAATTTCAAATG TTCTACAGATCTCTGTCGACCCAGCTCAAGGACGTAGTTTGGAAGTGCGGCGGCGAGGTAGAAGATAACGGCACCGCGGCATGA
- the LOC101290673 gene encoding CBL-interacting protein kinase 31 isoform X2, with protein MYRAKRAALSPKVKRRVGKYELGRTIGEGTFAKVRFAKNTETMEPVAIKILDKEKVQKLRLVEQIRREICTMKLIKHPNVVRLHEVMGSKARIFIVLEYITGGELFDTIYTNGRLKEEEARKYFQQLINAVDYCHSRGVYHRDLKLENLLLDAAGNLKVSDFGLSALTEQVKADGLLHTTCGTPNYVAPEVIEDRGYDGAAADIWSCGVILFILLAGFLPFEDENIIALYKKISEAQFTCPSWFSTGAKKLITRILDPNPATRITIPQILEDPWFKKGFKPPVFDDKYETSFDDVYAAFGDSEDQHVKEETEHKPTSMNAFELISLNQGLNLDNLFEAKEEHKRETRFTSQCPPKEIISKIAEAARPLGFDIQKKNYKMRMENPKAGRKGNLNVATEVFQVAPSLHVVELKKAKGDTLEFQMFYRSLSTQLKDVVWKCGGEREIKARGERPIVVRLYW; from the exons ATGTATCGGGCCAAGAGAGCCGCATTGTCACCAAAGGTGAAGCGCCGTGTCGGCAAGTATGAGCTCGGCCGCACCATCGGGGAAGGGACCTTTGCAAAGGTCAGGTTCGCAAAGAACACTGAAACTATGGAGCCTGTTGCTATCAAAATCCTCGACAAGGAGAAGGTTCAGAAGCTCAGATTGGTTGAACAG ATTAGGCGCGAAATTTGTACTATGAAGTTAATAAAGCATCCTAATGTTGTTCGACTGCACGAG GTGATGGGAAGTAAAGCAAGAATTTTCATTGTTCTGGAATACATTACTGGAGGGGAACTCTTTGATACCATT TATACCAATGGAAGGTTGAAAGAAGAGGAGGCACGCAAATACTTTCAGCAACTGATAAATGCCGTTGACTATTGCCACAGCAGGGGTGTGTATCACAGAGATTTGAAG TTAGAAAATTTGTTGCTTGATGCTGCTGGAAACCTCAAAGTGTCCGACTTCGGTTTAAGTGCTTTAACTGAGCAAGTGAAG GCTGACGGGTTGCTGCACACAacatgcgggactccgaactatgTTGCTCCTGAG GTGATTGAGGATAGAGGTTATGATGGTGCAGCTGCAGATATCTGGTCTTGCGGGGTAATCCTTTTTATTCTGCTTGCCGGGTTTTTACCTTTCGAGGATGAAAACATCATCGCCCTTTATAAGAAG ATCTCAGAAGCTCAATTCACATGTCCCTCTTGGTTTTCTACTGGAGCTAAGAAGCTGATCACCAGAATTCTGGACCCTAATCCTGCAACT CGTATCACCATTCCTCAGATACTGGAGGATCCTTGGTTCAAAAAGGGATTCAAGCCACCTGTTTTTGACGATAAGTATGAAACTAGCTTTGATGATGTCTATGCTGCATTTGGAGACTCAGAG GACCAGCATGTGAAAGAGGAGACTGAACATAAGCCAACCTCAATGAATGCATTTGAACTGATTTCACTGAATCAGGGACTGAATCTGGACAACTTGTTCGAGGCAAAGGAG GAGCATAAAAGAGAGACACGATTCACCTCGCAATGCCCTCCAAAAGAAATCATCAGCAAGATTGCAGAAGCTGCAAGGCCACTTGGTTTTGACATTCAGAAGAAAAACTACAAG ATGCGGATGGAGAACCCGAAAGCAGGTAGAAAAGGCAATCTCAATGTTGCAACCGAG GTGTTTCAAGTAGCTCCATCCCTACATGTGGTTGAGCTGAAAAAGGCGAAGGGGGATACTCTGGAATTTCAAATG TTCTACAGATCTCTGTCGACCCAGCTCAAGGACGTAGTTTGGAAGTGCGGCGGCGAG AGGGAGATTAAAGCTAGAGGCGAAAGGCCGATTGTTGTAAGATTGTATTGGTAG